The Mastomys coucha isolate ucsf_1 unplaced genomic scaffold, UCSF_Mcou_1 pScaffold13, whole genome shotgun sequence genome has a window encoding:
- the Tnfaip8 gene encoding tumor necrosis factor alpha-induced protein 8 isoform X2 codes for MPRLVATDVFNSKNLAVQAQKKILGKMVSKSIATTLIDDTSSEVLDELYRVTKEYTQNKKEAERVIKNLIKTVIKLAVLHRNNQFNQDELALMEKFKKKVHQLAMTVVSFHQVEYTFDRNVLSRLLNECRELLHDIIQRHLTAKSHGRVNNVFDHFSDCDFLAALYNPFGKFKPHLQKLCDGINKMLDEENI; via the coding sequence TGGCTACAGATGTCTTCAATTCCAAAAATCTGGCCGTTCAGGCACAAAAGAAGATCCTGGGTAAAATGGTATCCAAATCCATCGCCACCACCCTGATCGACGACACCAGCAGTGAGGTGCTGGATGAGCTCTACAGGGTGACCAAGGAGTACACCCAGAacaagaaggaggcagagagggtcATCAAGAACCTCATCAAGACGGTCATCAAGCTGGCTGTCCTCCACAGGAACAATCAGTTCAATCAAGACGAGCTGGCATTGATGgagaagttcaagaagaaggtgCACCAGCTCGCCATGACGGTTGTCAGCTTCCACCAGGTAGAATACACCTTTGACCGCAACGTGCTGTCCAGGCTGCTGAACGAGTGCCGAGAGCTCCTGCATGACATCATTCAGCGCCACCTGACCGCCAAGTCTCACGGACGGGTTAACAATGTCTTTGACCATTTTTCAGATTGTGATTTTCTGGCTGCCTTGTATAATCCCTTTGGAAAGTTTAAACCTCACTTACAGAAACTTTGCGATGGCATCAACAAAATGTTGGATGAAGAGAACATATGA
- the Tnfaip8 gene encoding tumor necrosis factor alpha-induced protein 8 isoform X3 — protein sequence MATDVFNSKNLAVQAQKKILGKMVSKSIATTLIDDTSSEVLDELYRVTKEYTQNKKEAERVIKNLIKTVIKLAVLHRNNQFNQDELALMEKFKKKVHQLAMTVVSFHQVEYTFDRNVLSRLLNECRELLHDIIQRHLTAKSHGRVNNVFDHFSDCDFLAALYNPFGKFKPHLQKLCDGINKMLDEENI from the coding sequence TGGCTACAGATGTCTTCAATTCCAAAAATCTGGCCGTTCAGGCACAAAAGAAGATCCTGGGTAAAATGGTATCCAAATCCATCGCCACCACCCTGATCGACGACACCAGCAGTGAGGTGCTGGATGAGCTCTACAGGGTGACCAAGGAGTACACCCAGAacaagaaggaggcagagagggtcATCAAGAACCTCATCAAGACGGTCATCAAGCTGGCTGTCCTCCACAGGAACAATCAGTTCAATCAAGACGAGCTGGCATTGATGgagaagttcaagaagaaggtgCACCAGCTCGCCATGACGGTTGTCAGCTTCCACCAGGTAGAATACACCTTTGACCGCAACGTGCTGTCCAGGCTGCTGAACGAGTGCCGAGAGCTCCTGCATGACATCATTCAGCGCCACCTGACCGCCAAGTCTCACGGACGGGTTAACAATGTCTTTGACCATTTTTCAGATTGTGATTTTCTGGCTGCCTTGTATAATCCCTTTGGAAAGTTTAAACCTCACTTACAGAAACTTTGCGATGGCATCAACAAAATGTTGGATGAAGAGAACATATGA